The following proteins are co-located in the Pelecanus crispus isolate bPelCri1 chromosome 5, bPelCri1.pri, whole genome shotgun sequence genome:
- the SLC40A1 gene encoding ferroportin isoform X1, which translates to MARGAEPAGERRRCGSVVAYFTSAKFLLFLGHALSTWGDRMWHFAVSVFLVELYGNSLLLTAVYGLVVAGSVLLLGAIIGDWVDKNSRLKVAQTSLVVQNASVILCGIILMIVFLFKTQLLTLYHGWLLTMCYILVITIANIANLASTATAITIQRDWIVVVAGEDRSKLADMNATIRRIDQLTNILAPMAVGQIMTFGSPMIGCGFISGWNLMSMCVEYMLLWKVYQKTPTLALKSPKVEESELKQLNVKKESDMKPAEGVQLIVEKDVTGFEPQQEKEVSCAARIAEPFITFRDGWVAYYNQPVFLAGMGLAFLYMTVLGFDCITTGYAYTQGLSGSVLSLLMGASAVTGIMGTVAFTWLRRRCGLVRTGLISGVAQFACLVLCAISVFMPGSPLDLTVSPFADISARLFESEPLPTIASPEDKPEMVFATGMPNFLNGSTTPANGDPELSPEPVPLISVSLLFAGVIAARVGLWSFDLTVTQLLQENVVESERGIINGVQNSMNYLLDLLHFIMVILAPNPEAFGLLVLISVSFVAMGHIMYFRFAQKSLGKQLFVCCTPDPKAVSDSSPPGNTSTV; encoded by the exons ATGGCGCGGGGAGCCGAGCCggcgggcgagcggcggcgctgcg GATCTGTGGTTGCCTATTTTACGTCTGCAaagtttctcctttttcttgggCACGCGCTGTCCACTTGG GGAGATCGTATGTGGCATTTTGCTGTGTCTGTGTTCCTGGTTGAACTGTATGGAAACAGCTTACTCCTAACTGCAGTCTATGGACTGGTTGTGGCAGGATCAGTTCTTCTCCTGGGAGCCATTATTGGAGACTGGGTGGACAAGAACTCCCGGCTCAAAG TGGCCCAGACATCCTTGGTTGTACAGAATGCATCTGTCATCCTGTGTGGTATTATCCTGATGATTGTCTTCTTGTTTAAGACACAGCTTTTGACCTTATACCATGGATGGCTTCTT ACGATGTGCTATATCCTGGTTATCACAATAGCAAATATTGCCAATTTGGCCAGCACTGCCACAGCGATCACAATTCAGAGGGACTGGATTGTTGTGGTTGCAGGGGAAGACAGAAGCAAACTGGCAG ATATGAATGCTACAATAAGAAGAATCGATCAGTTGACCAATATTTTGGCCCCAATGGCAGTTGGTCAGATAATGACATTTGGCTCCCCGATGATTGGCTGTGGATTCATTTCTGGCTGGAACCTGATGTCGATGTGTGTGGAATACATGCTGCTCTGGAAGGTTTATCAGAAAACCCCTACGCTGGCTCTCAAATCTCCAAAAGTTGAAGAATCGGAACTGAAACAGCTGAATGTAAAGAAAG AGAGTGACATGAAACCCGCTGAAGGAGTGCAGTTAATTGTTGAGAAAGATGTAACTGGCTTTGAGCCCCAACAGGAGAAGGAAGTCAGCTGCGCTGCCCGGATTGCTGAACCTTTCATCACGTTTCGTGATGGATGGGTTGCATACTACAACCAGCCTGTGTTTCTTGCAGGCATGGGCCTTGCATTTCTGTATATGACTGTTCTGGGCTTTGATTGTATTACTACAGGCTATGCATACACTCAGGGTTTGAGTGGCTCTGTGCTAAGCCTCCTGATGGGTGCCTCCGCAGTCACTGGAATCATGGGAACAGTAGCTTTCACTTGGCTTCGTCGCAGGTGTGGCCTGGTTCGCACGGGCCTTATTTCTGGAGTTGCTCAATTTGCTTGTCTGGTCTTATGTGCCATCTCTGTTTTCATGCCTGGAAGTCCTCTGGATTTGACTGTTTCCCCGTTTGCTGACATAAGTGCCAGGCTGTTTGAAAGTGAACCATTGCCTACTATAGCATCTCCAGAAGATAAGCCTGAAATGGTTTTTGCAACTGGAATGCCCAACTTCTTAAACGGGTCTACTACTCCTGCTAATGGTGACCCAGAGTTGAGTCCTGAGCCTGTGCCTTTAATCTCTGTTAGTCTCCTGTTTGCAGGAGTCATTGCTGCTAGAGTTG GCCTTTGGTCCTTTGATTTGACTGTCACACAGTTGCTCCAAGAAAATGTGGTAGAATCTGAAAGAGGCATCATAAACGGTGTCCAAAACTCCATGAATTATCTTCTTGATTTGCTGCACTTCATCATGGTCATCTTGGCCCCAAACCCGGAAGCTTTTGGCTTATTGGTGcttatttctgtgtcttttgtTGCAATGGGCCACATCATGTACTTCAGATTTGCCCAAAAAAGCTTGGGAAAacaactttttgtttgttgcaCTCCTGATCCCAAAGCAGTCTCTGACAGTTCACCACCTGGTAATACATCTACTGTCTGA
- the SLC40A1 gene encoding ferroportin isoform X2, protein MWHFAVSVFLVELYGNSLLLTAVYGLVVAGSVLLLGAIIGDWVDKNSRLKVAQTSLVVQNASVILCGIILMIVFLFKTQLLTLYHGWLLTMCYILVITIANIANLASTATAITIQRDWIVVVAGEDRSKLADMNATIRRIDQLTNILAPMAVGQIMTFGSPMIGCGFISGWNLMSMCVEYMLLWKVYQKTPTLALKSPKVEESELKQLNVKKESDMKPAEGVQLIVEKDVTGFEPQQEKEVSCAARIAEPFITFRDGWVAYYNQPVFLAGMGLAFLYMTVLGFDCITTGYAYTQGLSGSVLSLLMGASAVTGIMGTVAFTWLRRRCGLVRTGLISGVAQFACLVLCAISVFMPGSPLDLTVSPFADISARLFESEPLPTIASPEDKPEMVFATGMPNFLNGSTTPANGDPELSPEPVPLISVSLLFAGVIAARVGLWSFDLTVTQLLQENVVESERGIINGVQNSMNYLLDLLHFIMVILAPNPEAFGLLVLISVSFVAMGHIMYFRFAQKSLGKQLFVCCTPDPKAVSDSSPPGNTSTV, encoded by the exons ATGTGGCATTTTGCTGTGTCTGTGTTCCTGGTTGAACTGTATGGAAACAGCTTACTCCTAACTGCAGTCTATGGACTGGTTGTGGCAGGATCAGTTCTTCTCCTGGGAGCCATTATTGGAGACTGGGTGGACAAGAACTCCCGGCTCAAAG TGGCCCAGACATCCTTGGTTGTACAGAATGCATCTGTCATCCTGTGTGGTATTATCCTGATGATTGTCTTCTTGTTTAAGACACAGCTTTTGACCTTATACCATGGATGGCTTCTT ACGATGTGCTATATCCTGGTTATCACAATAGCAAATATTGCCAATTTGGCCAGCACTGCCACAGCGATCACAATTCAGAGGGACTGGATTGTTGTGGTTGCAGGGGAAGACAGAAGCAAACTGGCAG ATATGAATGCTACAATAAGAAGAATCGATCAGTTGACCAATATTTTGGCCCCAATGGCAGTTGGTCAGATAATGACATTTGGCTCCCCGATGATTGGCTGTGGATTCATTTCTGGCTGGAACCTGATGTCGATGTGTGTGGAATACATGCTGCTCTGGAAGGTTTATCAGAAAACCCCTACGCTGGCTCTCAAATCTCCAAAAGTTGAAGAATCGGAACTGAAACAGCTGAATGTAAAGAAAG AGAGTGACATGAAACCCGCTGAAGGAGTGCAGTTAATTGTTGAGAAAGATGTAACTGGCTTTGAGCCCCAACAGGAGAAGGAAGTCAGCTGCGCTGCCCGGATTGCTGAACCTTTCATCACGTTTCGTGATGGATGGGTTGCATACTACAACCAGCCTGTGTTTCTTGCAGGCATGGGCCTTGCATTTCTGTATATGACTGTTCTGGGCTTTGATTGTATTACTACAGGCTATGCATACACTCAGGGTTTGAGTGGCTCTGTGCTAAGCCTCCTGATGGGTGCCTCCGCAGTCACTGGAATCATGGGAACAGTAGCTTTCACTTGGCTTCGTCGCAGGTGTGGCCTGGTTCGCACGGGCCTTATTTCTGGAGTTGCTCAATTTGCTTGTCTGGTCTTATGTGCCATCTCTGTTTTCATGCCTGGAAGTCCTCTGGATTTGACTGTTTCCCCGTTTGCTGACATAAGTGCCAGGCTGTTTGAAAGTGAACCATTGCCTACTATAGCATCTCCAGAAGATAAGCCTGAAATGGTTTTTGCAACTGGAATGCCCAACTTCTTAAACGGGTCTACTACTCCTGCTAATGGTGACCCAGAGTTGAGTCCTGAGCCTGTGCCTTTAATCTCTGTTAGTCTCCTGTTTGCAGGAGTCATTGCTGCTAGAGTTG GCCTTTGGTCCTTTGATTTGACTGTCACACAGTTGCTCCAAGAAAATGTGGTAGAATCTGAAAGAGGCATCATAAACGGTGTCCAAAACTCCATGAATTATCTTCTTGATTTGCTGCACTTCATCATGGTCATCTTGGCCCCAAACCCGGAAGCTTTTGGCTTATTGGTGcttatttctgtgtcttttgtTGCAATGGGCCACATCATGTACTTCAGATTTGCCCAAAAAAGCTTGGGAAAacaactttttgtttgttgcaCTCCTGATCCCAAAGCAGTCTCTGACAGTTCACCACCTGGTAATACATCTACTGTCTGA